The Canis lupus familiaris isolate Mischka breed German Shepherd chromosome 1, alternate assembly UU_Cfam_GSD_1.0, whole genome shotgun sequence DNA window GAAGCCCGAGTCTTTGAGTAGAATGGGGGTATCGGATCCCTGAGTCCCGGGCAGAAATGACAAGACTCGGGCTGGTGGGTCTCTGGAAAGGGTGTGCCGCCCTCCAGCTGTCTTCTCCACCGAGCCTCTATCTCGAGGCAGAATTAGGCGTGGGATGGGGATAGTGGAATTCGGGTCCCTGAGATGCAGCAGGACGAGGCCCCGGGGTCCCTCTGGAGGCTGGGTTCCGGCGCTCCCTACACTTTCCGGCCCTGAGGTGAGGGCCGGcggtaggggtgtgtgtgtggggggggaccGGGGCAACTCTCCAACCTGTGTGCGCCTGCGAGATCCCCAACATATCATTAACCCGGGCGTCAGACCTGCCTAACCAGAGGAGGGACCGCCACCCCAGGGCGCCCCCTGGTGGGGGCGGGGTTGTCCCATTACCCGGTGGAGGTGGGAAATATTTGGGGTTTGCACAGGGGGTTCTAGAACCCAGGGCAGAATTCCAGAAGGTGGGATTGGATTCTGGGAGGCTTGCATGGCTGGGCGCTACACAGCCATCACGCAGAGAGGGGCATGGGGGTAAACTGAGGCTAAGAGGTCACACAGGTAGAGTTGATTAGAGTTTGGCTCCTATCTTCTGTGACCCTCTCAGATAGCAGAGTTGTTAAGAGTTtggcttcctcttccttctgcagCTGTGGGGGGACGGGATTCCATCCATTCCCACCAGATTTTCTGACTAACCTTCTCCCTTCTAGGGCTCCTTGCCCTGACCCTGAGGTGAGAAAtgtcacctccacccccatctGTCTGACCTGAGGTAGTGTGGGAGATAAGCGAGGGATAGAGGCTAATTCTGGAGGTGTGTGTCCGTCCTTgaagctgggggagggcagggaccagcacctccctctgtctccccttctctccacccccctgTGTCATGTGAGGGGATGGAACAGGGcggtggaggaggcagagggttCTGATGAGAGAGGGAAGAACTTCCTAGTGTCTGGGCTTGAAGGGCATTCGGTGATAGCctgagatgaaattaaaaataataaccagcCGTGGCTGCCAAGACAGAGCTCACAGCGGGCCGGGCTCAGCACTGGTAGGTAGATGGGGTGGTTCCCACTGTCTACAGAGGTCTACACCCTACACCTACACCCTGGGCTTTTGCCACCTTCTCTCTGGAATCTTCCAAGGCACCCCATGCCCCTCTGCCTGAATTTTTGGGGATGACCACTAGCCAGAGCTCACTAATGTACAGGAAGAACTTAGGGCTTAGGAAGTTGAGACTCCAGAGGTCAAAACCCATGGCTTTTAGACTCTCAGAAAGAGCTGAAAGGgctcttggggtgggggtgggggtattaCTCCGGGTCTTGAGCCCTCGCTGTGTCAGATCCTGTTATCTTAATGAACAGCCGGGGAAAGTCCGGAATTAAGAATCCAGTATGTGTGAACTTTATTTGGTGCCCCGCATCGTTCCCAACACTGTACAGAAATTATGTCACTCAAACCTCACACCCTTTGGAGGTGAAGGTATTAATTTCCCCTTTATACacacgaggaaactgaggcatggagaagcTATATAACTAGCCCAGGGTAGAGACTTAGGGGAAGGCCCTAGCCTGTTCCACAGTCGTCGGCAGAGGGGAAAACCAGGTCCCAGAAAGGGTGGGGTCTCTTCCAGCGTCAGTGTGTCGGGACAGAAATGTAGGATTCTAACCAGGGTATTCCCAGCCTAGCCTGGCGCTCTGTCCCAGTTCCCACTGAGGAtgattcctccaggaagccccccgGGATCCTTAACCCCCAAGAACGTGCTTGGCCTGGCCGCGTGCACGAGTCCCCGGGAACGAGCGTTAGGggtggagagaaaggggaggagtgGGAGCTGGGGTTAGAGGGTACCCAGTGGTGGACTAGAGCCCTCCGGAGGGGGAGCGGGGAGCTGGAAGTGGACGGCAGGGGCCTGGGAACAGAGGGCGCGGCCCGCGCCGCCCTGgtgccccgcccggcccccgctccccgctcccctgcCGCGGGAGGTGAGGCACCTGCCCGGGCCCGCAGCGCATTCCCAGGGTCTGAGCTCAGGCGCGGTCCGCCCGCCCCACTGGGGTCGGGCCGTGACCCGGAGCGCCCCCTGGTGGCCCCGACAACCCCTCTGCCCGCACCGGCCCTGGGAGGGCCCCACGCCCAGCCTTGGCATTTCCTTAGAGCCAGAGGATGTCAGCATGGGATAGGAGAGGCTTAGAAATTTGGGAATCCTGAAATCCCCCCAAAGAACATCTCGTTGCCAGGATGCTGGCACTGGAGGCTGCATAGAATTGTTCGTTATTATATTTTAACAGAGTTTCTTGTGGATCtgaggttcttttcttttaagattttatttatttaagagagagagagagcgagtgagcaagagagagagagagcacaggagcaggggcaaagggagaagcagactctcctgctgagcagggagtcagaacCAGGATTTAatatcaggaccccaggatcatgacctgagccaaaggtggccacgtaaccaactgagccaccctgtacCTCtattggtcctttttttttttttctattggtccTTATATCTGAAGTTCTAAGAGCCCCGAGTTCTGATTCCTGTAATCTCTACTTTCTCAGGCCTGAATTCTCAGAACCTTAATTCTTCTTGCATCGCCCAGCCAGTTGGATCTTCACTATAGTCCTCCTAGTGAACTCCtatatatcttcattttacagatcaagAGGCACTCTTGTCTGGGTCATAGTGGTGCCACCAGATGTGAACCCTGGAAGTCTATCTCCTTACTTGTGATCTTACCCGCTCCACTACCCATGCATTCAACTAGACTTGTAGGACAACGGAGCCTGGGATAGATAGAAAAACATGGTGCAAGAAGATGGAGAAATCTAAACTAACAAAACTGGAGAATTCTAGAATGTTCCAAAGATAGACTCTAGGACTTAGAACTTTTGGACAAGAGACTCTCAAGCTGAGAGTTTTAGGCTTTGTAAAGTTTTAATTACACCCTCAAGGTCCTTACAATTTCAGAATCTAGGCCTCTAGATTCTGAGAGATTGAAGAGGCCTCTTAGAATAGCTGATTTGCCTCCTCCTTTCActgttggggaaactgaggtcctaGGAGTGGATGGGACttgttgcccaaggtcacatgctCCCAACCAGCCCCAACAGGTTCTGTTCTGAGGCTTCCCAGACAGAGGCCAGAATCAGCATGCCCCAGCCCGCCCTGCTGCCCACGCCTGCACCTCCAAAGCTAAGCAGTTGGTGCAGCCTGGGGAGGTGCAAAGCCACCTGGGCGTGGTGGCTAccatggggatggggatggtgCTGGCTTGACTGGTTCCTTGTGGCCTGGCTCCTTCCCACTTAGCCAGTGACCACAGTGGCCCAGCAGCCCCTAGCTACTTCCCTCCTCTTTCTGTTAACACTGGGTCCCATGAATAAGGTCGGCTCCGGGGAGAGGAAGCTGAGTGGTCCCTGCCTTCTGGGACTCTTCCAATCTGGTGGAGGCGACCCAGACTAACAAGTTAGATTCAGGTGTGAAACCTAGTACTGCTGACTCCTTACAGGGTGATCTTGAACAAACAGTTCTGAGGCTCACGTTTTTGCCTGCCACTGTGATTTTGGCCACCAAATGGAATGTTGGGTGCAAGCACTCGGCACAACTCTAGGAGACCGTGGCCGCTCAGTTAATAGtcattatttgatttctttatggCCTCAAGCAACTATCACAGGTACACGGTAGGCagcacaattattatttttaaaaatatccctagcataaataaacaaatgatatCCCTAGGATCTAACACACTGTCTCCTGGTCcgtagtaggcactcagtaattGATAgttattttgtatcctttgttcCCCAaaatacctggcacacagtaggtaatCAGTGGATAATTGTCAAAAGAGTGATTTAAGTCTTATTAGGACCGATCTAGAAAGATGAGCAAGGAGCCACGTAAAGAGAAGGAATTGTCCAGGGCCATGCAGGAGGATTTGAAGGAGTTGGCATTTCCCGGCCCGGGAAGTGGAGGGGCATAGCGCTTCCAGTGGAAGGAACCAGGAAAGTAAAGGCTCGGTCTCTGGTTCCCAGCGGGCGGGGTCTGAGAAGGTCCCCCCACCCATGCCCCCGCAGGCGCCCCGCTTCGGCCGGCACCATGGACAGCGAGGCATTCCAGAGCACCCGGGACCTTCTGGACCTGAACTTCCAGTGTGAGCTGGGGTAGGGGGCGGGGCTTGCCCCGGAGGGGCCCTCCAGGGTAGAGGCGGGGCGCTGCCTGGAGGCCCCCCGCCGTTCTCACCGCTACTCCCTCTTGCCCAGCTCTGGCCATGAAGCACATGGACCTGAAGCAGATGGAGCTGGACACGGCGGCGGCCAAGGTGGACGAACTGACCAAACAGTTGGAGTCGCTGTGGTCAGACTCGCCGACGCCTCCGGGCTCGCAGGCTGGAGCCCCTACGAGGGTGAGCCCACTCGCCTTGGGCCCCACCTTGGCCCCCAGAGCCAGCTTCTTTCTGCCTGACGTTCTGTCCCATAGGGTTATACGGCCGTGAGCTATTTAAAGGGCGCTTGAAAGAGGGAGCCAGTGACCACAGCCAGTGGTCTACATGGAAATCTAACAGGACCCTTGGAAGGAAAAGACTTTTTCTAAGAGGCAGGAAGGCGCTGTATGGGCCAGCCTCAGCCCCGATTTCAGGGCTCTCTCACCAGGACCCCTCACCAGGGCTCCCCGTGCCGCCTGAATCTCCAGCCCCGGTCCCAATCCCCAGGTTAATTTTCAAAGACCTCTTTTGATCTGCTCACCCCTCTACTAATGTCTCCTTTGACCCTTCAATGTCCCGGCCTCCCCACAGGTGTCCCGGTACAGCTCCAGCCCTGTCCCCGAGCCCTTCAGCAGCCGCGGGTCTCCCCGGAAGGCGGCCACCGACGGTGCAGACACCTCGTTCGGACGCTCCGAGAGCGCGCCGGCTTTGCACCCCTACAACCCGCTGTCCCCGAAAGGCCGGCCCTCGTCACCGCGCACCCCGCTCTACCTGCAGCCGGATGCCTACGGCAGCCTGGAGCGCGCGCCctcgccccggccccgcgccttCGATGGCGCAGGGAGCCCCCTCGGCCgtgcgccctccccgcggcccgggcCCGGCCCGCTCCGCCAGCAGGGCCCCCCCACGCCCTTCGACTTCCTGGGCCGCGCCGCTTCCCCGCGCGGCAGCCCCCTGGCCGAGGGGCCCCAGGCCTTCTTCCCCGAGCGCGGGCCCTCGCCACGCCCCCAGACCTCCGCCTACGACGCACCCGTGGCCTTCGGGGGCCCCCTACTGGGCGCGGGCGGCAGCGCTTTCGCCCCGCCTCTGCGCGCTCAAGGTGAACGCGGGGGCCTAATTTTGGGGAGGCGTGGGAGGGAGCCGGCCTGGGACCAGCGTCCCCCTATATCCCGATCTGCCACCTCTCCCTAGACGACTTAACGCTGCGCCGGCGGCCCCCCAAAGCCTGGAATGAGTCTGACCTGGACGTGGCGTACGAGAAGAAACCTTCGCACACGGCGAGCTACGAACGTGAGCGCTGGGAGGCCAGAGGAGTGGGGGAGCCGGAGAGGCAGCCCCCAGACCCTAATGATTCCCGCCTTGCAGGCCTGGACGTCTTCTCGCGGCCTGCTTCGCCAGGCCTGCAGCTGCTGCCCTGGAGAGAGAGCAGCCTGGATGGGCTGGGGGCCACCAGCAAGGTGAGGGGcggctggggagggggccagtGGAGTGCCGTCAGGACCATCTCCTGCTCCCGGCTGCACCCCCAGTCTCCATCCACCCCAAGCTCTTCTTTCTGTATCCTGGATTGCCGCCGTGTCCCTGACTCTCTTTCCCGCATTCCCTCTGGCTTCCTTCACCTTCTCTCCCTTCTGACCCCTGTCCTTACCTCCTTCCTCCTTTATCATGCCCTCCCCCTCACTTCCTCCCACCTGAaccctttttattctctttctctttgaaccCCAGGACAACCTCACCAGCGCCACTCTGCCCCGCAACTACAAGGTCTCTCCTCTGGCCAACGACAGGCGTTCTGATGTGGGCAGCTACCGCAGATCACTGGGCTCCACGGGGCCATCAGGCACTTTGCCCCGCAGCTGGCAGCCCGTTAGCCGCATCCCCATGCCCccttccagcccccagccccggggtgCCCCGCGCCAGCGCCCCCTTCCCCTCAGCATGATATTCAAGCTGCAGAATGCCTTCTGGGAGCACGGGgccagcagggccatgctccctggCTCCCCCATCTTCTCCCGAGCACCCCCACCTAagctgcctccccagccccaggcacctccccagccccaggcacctccccagccccaggcacccccccagccccagccccagcttccaccccagccccagccacagCCCCAGACTCAAccgcctgccccagccccccagtcTCCCCCACAGACTTGGCCCCCTGTGAGCGAAGGTGAGTCAGCAGTGGGGGGCCCTGAGGGCTGGTTAGAGGGAGGACAAATGGCTGGGGACCAGAACAGCTGGGTGAGCCAGCACAGCCAGACACCTGTTTTCAGACACTGTCCCTACAGAGAGCTGAGCTAGAGGAGCTTGGGAATTTGCTTAGGAGCTAGGGATAGCATGGTGGTTAAGCACAGACTGCCTAGCTccatgctgtgtgaccttgggcaagtcacttaacctctctggacctcaatATCCTTGAGTGTAAAAAATCTAATACCACCTTATTGAAATATGGTATTAGATTATTTAATCCatataaagtcattaaaatagGGCCTGATGCATAGGAAGATCTCAGTAGCTCTTATATGAATTagaataattattaatatgtttatGTGCATAAAACTAGCACAAGGCAAATAAGATGCCGACTCCAGGTCTTGGAAGTTGTGGACTTAGAGAAGGGAATCTTGGGGTTCTCACAGGGACCCATTCTCTGGTGAGCTTCTTGTTCCTTCTAGGTCCCCCCAAACCTCCCCCTGAgctggagccggagccggagctgGAGGGGCTGCTGACACCGGTGCTGGAGGCTGGTGATGCAGATGAAGGTGCTGTGACTCGACCCCTCAGCCCCACAAGGCTGCAGCCAGCACTGCCACCCGAGGCACAGTCGGTGCCCGAGCTGGAGGAGGTGGCACGGGTGCTGGCAGAGATACCGCGGCCCCTCAAACGCAGGGGCTCCATGGAGCAGAGCCCAGCCGtagccctgccccccacccacaaGAAGCAATACCAGCAGATCATCAGCCGCCTCTTCCATCGTCACAGTGGGCCTGGGGGGCCTGAGCCCGAACTGTCCTCCATCAGTGAAGGATCTGAGGCTAGGGCAGggccccctgctcctgccccaccaGCTCCCATAccacccccggccctgccccAGATCAGCCCACCAGAGCAGCTGCAGAGCATGGTGAGTAATACACAAGGACACCCGGGTATAGTAGTTAGGGCATGGAAGTGCCCCTTCCCTTTTAGGACCAAACCTGGAAATTGCACACATCACATCTTCCATTTGGTCAGGAAcccagctgcaagggaggctggaaaatgTAGTCTTAAGGGGTTGCCTGTGTTCTAAAGACAGGGGAAATGTCTATGGAGAGGCATTCAGAAGTCTTGGCAACACAGAGACTTTCTCTGCTGCCCCCAAGGGTATCCGATCTTCAGGAATCTTTGAGTATTACAACCTGGAAATGAGTGTGTCAGTGGGTTTATTCCAGGACCCGAAAAACCTGCCTGAATCAAGACAGTCACCATTTATCTCCCCAGCTGCTGCATGGTCTCTTTTGTCTGCCTTCTCTGGGGATCTGTGCTTTCTCCTCTGACCCCAGCAAGCCGGTGCTATGGCTAGAAATGGCCCATCTAGCCATTGCTAGACTTGCGAGAGCAAGTCTCTGGTCTCTGAGGCTGTGGGTGTTGTGATTAAGGGTACCAGCTGCAGGAcagtcctggtggcccagcagtttagcgctaccttcagtctggggcgtgatcctggagacctgggatcgagtcccacattgagttccctgtgtggagcctacttctccctctgcctgtgtctctgcctctttctctctctgtgtctctcatgaataaataaataatcttttttttttttttttttaaagggttccAGCTGCAGAGCTAGGCTgcctggttcaaatcccaggtcCATAGGAGTTATCAGCTATGCAGCCTTGCCCAAGATAtcttgcctctctgggcctcagtttcttcatctgtaaaatggggatgagaacAACCATAGGGTTGCTATGAGCATTACGTATATGAATatagtgcttagaacagtgcctggcacctgttAACCACTGTGATTATTGTTAGTATTTTACCTGGGGATGGTCTTCTGCTAAACTTGCTCCAGTCCCTGCATCTTGGCTTAGGGTGGGTGGTGTCACATGGAACAGTCCTGTTCTCTCCAGGTAgatggacagagagaggggaacgATGCCCAGAGAAGAAGCAGGGGCTGGGTAGACACCCTAATACACCTATTTCCAAACCTTCCTAATAGGAGAATGGAGCCAGGAGATGTTGAGATTCAGGATCTTGAAATCAagaacagaagaatgaaaatcaCCTTATAAAATCACAAAGTCCTGGCCGTAAAGAAACTTGAAAACTCACAGAATTCAAGAATTAAATCCTGTTATCAGTCTCAGAACAGTGAAGCTTCAGAATCCTAGAGCGCAGAAGGTTCAAAGAACAGGATCTTAGAATTTAAAAGTCAGTAACACAGACCCTGATTATTAACTGATTTGTGAAGTCaccaaaactgaaaattaaagacTCTTCTCATTTGAGTCAGAAAAATCACAGATTAGTGCACTAATAtgttatagaattttattttattttttaaaaatattttacttatttattcatgagagacacagagagagaggcagaaacacaggcagagggagaagcaggctccatgcagggagcccgacatggaactcgatcccgggtctccaggatcacaccttgggctgcaggcagcactaaaccgctacgccaccagggctgcccaaaaatgattttattcttttttttttttttttgattttattcttttgagtaATCTCTCCACACCCatcatggagctcaaactcacagccccaagatcaagagtctcatgctgtGCCAAGTGAGCCAGCTAGGTACCCCCAGAATTATATTGTAAGTGAACATTTTTCActagaaaatacataaacacCATAGTAACTAGGAAGACATAGATGAAAAAACGAAGAGGCCAAAATCACAGCATTCAGAACCATGATTAACATTTTGAGTATCTCCTTTCAATCTGTTGGAATGAAATTCTAACCATAAAACGTTAAGGTTCCCAATCATAGAATCTTGGGAATGCAATGTCTTGGGTCTTCAGCAATTTGACGTGGCATAACTTAGCATTTCTGGACTCACAACATATTGGAGATTTGAAATAGCTGAACCTCAGAGAATTTTGAAATCAGTGGCTCTTGGGATCTCCAAATTCCAGGATCTTTAAGTCATCGACATCAAAGACCAGAATCACAAATCCGACATGCTCAGAAGAAATGAATCTTGTAGGAGGACCCATGAACATCAAAAATACGAAAGCACGGGAAATGATAGGCTAAATATTCTCATCCCAAACATCTGGAATTAACACTGGGCAACATTTTGTTGGGTGTGCTTCatagcattttttctttcaaagattttatttattcatgagagacacacacacagaagggtccctttggggagcctgatgtggggctccgtcccaggacccttggatcatgaccccagccaaaggcagatgctcaatcactgagccacccaggggccccagcatttatgttttataaaagaaatctggCTTCCACCATCATAAACTCATTGGTCTGCCAGCTTCCTTTCAGGTCTCAGGGCCCAAGATCCTATGATCACCCCATTCTCTGACTATTGTAGGGAACAATAGCTGTGGAGCTGAGGCATCCCCTTCCCTAAGCCCCTCTGGACTCAGGCTCTGTACCTCCTTGCgttgcagccccagccccacctctggctAGTTGGATGACCTGGGGCGGCTATTGCGGGGTCCCTGAACCTCTGTTTTCCTCTCCAAGTAATGGGTATATTAACAGTCTCCCTAAGTCACTgaagcctcccccccccccgccctgtccCCCAGGAGATGCGCTCGGT harbors:
- the PPP1R13L gene encoding relA-associated inhibitor isoform X1, with protein sequence MRPASAGTMDSEAFQSTRDLLDLNFQSLAMKHMDLKQMELDTAAAKVDELTKQLESLWSDSPTPPGSQAGAPTRVSRYSSSPVPEPFSSRGSPRKAATDGADTSFGRSESAPALHPYNPLSPKGRPSSPRTPLYLQPDAYGSLERAPSPRPRAFDGAGSPLGRAPSPRPGPGPLRQQGPPTPFDFLGRAASPRGSPLAEGPQAFFPERGPSPRPQTSAYDAPVAFGGPLLGAGGSAFAPPLRAQDDLTLRRRPPKAWNESDLDVAYEKKPSHTASYERLDVFSRPASPGLQLLPWRESSLDGLGATSKDNLTSATLPRNYKVSPLANDRRSDVGSYRRSLGSTGPSGTLPRSWQPVSRIPMPPSSPQPRGAPRQRPLPLSMIFKLQNAFWEHGASRAMLPGSPIFSRAPPPKLPPQPQAPPQPQAPPQPQAPPQPQPQLPPQPQPQPQTQPPAPAPQSPPQTWPPVSEGPPKPPPELEPEPELEGLLTPVLEAGDADEGAVTRPLSPTRLQPALPPEAQSVPELEEVARVLAEIPRPLKRRGSMEQSPAVALPPTHKKQYQQIISRLFHRHSGPGGPEPELSSISEGSEARAGPPAPAPPAPIPPPALPQISPPEQLQSMEMRSVLRKAGSPRKVRRARLNPLVLLLDAALTGELDVVQQAVKEMNDPSQPNEEGITALHNAICGANYPIVDFLIAAGANVNSPDSHGWTPLHCAASCNDTAICTALVQHGAAIFATTLSDGATAIEKCDPYREGYADCATYLADVEQSMGLMHNGVVYALWDYSAEFGDELSFREGESVTVLRRDGPEETDWWWAGLHGQEGYVPRNYFGLFPRVKTQRNKV
- the PPP1R13L gene encoding relA-associated inhibitor isoform X2, whose amino-acid sequence is MDSEAFQSTRDLLDLNFQSLAMKHMDLKQMELDTAAAKVDELTKQLESLWSDSPTPPGSQAGAPTRVSRYSSSPVPEPFSSRGSPRKAATDGADTSFGRSESAPALHPYNPLSPKGRPSSPRTPLYLQPDAYGSLERAPSPRPRAFDGAGSPLGRAPSPRPGPGPLRQQGPPTPFDFLGRAASPRGSPLAEGPQAFFPERGPSPRPQTSAYDAPVAFGGPLLGAGGSAFAPPLRAQDDLTLRRRPPKAWNESDLDVAYEKKPSHTASYERLDVFSRPASPGLQLLPWRESSLDGLGATSKDNLTSATLPRNYKVSPLANDRRSDVGSYRRSLGSTGPSGTLPRSWQPVSRIPMPPSSPQPRGAPRQRPLPLSMIFKLQNAFWEHGASRAMLPGSPIFSRAPPPKLPPQPQAPPQPQAPPQPQAPPQPQPQLPPQPQPQPQTQPPAPAPQSPPQTWPPVSEGPPKPPPELEPEPELEGLLTPVLEAGDADEGAVTRPLSPTRLQPALPPEAQSVPELEEVARVLAEIPRPLKRRGSMEQSPAVALPPTHKKQYQQIISRLFHRHSGPGGPEPELSSISEGSEARAGPPAPAPPAPIPPPALPQISPPEQLQSMEMRSVLRKAGSPRKVRRARLNPLVLLLDAALTGELDVVQQAVKEMNDPSQPNEEGITALHNAICGANYPIVDFLIAAGANVNSPDSHGWTPLHCAASCNDTAICTALVQHGAAIFATTLSDGATAIEKCDPYREGYADCATYLADVEQSMGLMHNGVVYALWDYSAEFGDELSFREGESVTVLRRDGPEETDWWWAGLHGQEGYVPRNYFGLFPRVKTQRNKV